The Oncorhynchus kisutch isolate 150728-3 linkage group LG20, Okis_V2, whole genome shotgun sequence genome has a segment encoding these proteins:
- the LOC109865227 gene encoding homeobox protein Hox-B1b-like, translating to MNSYLDYTICNRGTNIFNANAGHHNLNHGYRSSLSSNSCSTSDSFVSDGRLVGGSSVHQTSSHPLHQSQLHHIDLQFGSTGNSVYGSPTGPNLDYGPHQYALIHEQERGFIQSPGIPVSAIGTNMPPLAEGNSEPLAEGNSEPGSAPSSQYLHFCSGEQGQPEYLESIYSRLVPFQYSDKDSDDFNADLTSKTFDWMKVKRNPPKTVSEYGVAGQQNVIRTNFNTKQLTELEKEFHFNKYLTRARRVEVAAILELNETQVKIWFQNRRMKQKKREKAGTVFRNTAVPANDLGEITSSPDVSPSSKTA from the exons TGCCGGACACCACAATTTAAACCATGGATACAGGTCCTCCTTATCTTCCAATTCATGCTCAACAAGTGATAGTTTTGTGTCCGATGGGCGGTTAGTTGGTGGTTCTTCGGTGCACCAGACTTCGAGCCACCCTCTCCACCAGTCCCAGCTACATCATATAGATCTCCAGTTTGGCTCAACGGGAAACTCGGTGTATGGCTCGCCAACAGGGCCAAACTTGGATTATGGACCTCATCAATACGCTCTAATTCATGAACAAGAACGAGGTTTCATTCAGTCGCCTGGGATTCCTGTGTCAGCCATTGGAACGAACATGCCCCCCCTGGCCGAAGGGAACAGTGAACCCCTGGCCGAAGGGAACAGTGAGCCAGGGTCTGCACCAAGCAGCCAGTATCTGCACTTTTGCAGTGGAGAACAGGGGCAACCAGAATACTTGGAGAGTATTTACTCGAGATTAGTTCCTTTCCAATATAGTGATAAGGATTCGGATGATTTCAATGCAGATTTAACTTCAAAAACTTTCGACTGGATGAAAGTTAAGAGGAATCCCCCTAAAACAG TTTCAGAGTATGGAGTCGCCGGTCAACAGAATGTAATCCGTACCAACTTCAACACAAAGCAGCTGACAGAGCTCGAGAAGGAGTTCCATTTCAACAAGTACCTGACCAGGGCCCGGCGAGTGGAAGTTGCCGCTATTCTCGAGCTCAACGAAACTCAAGTGAAAATTTGGTTCCAAAACCGCAGGATGAAGCAGAAAAAGCGTGAGAAAGCAGGAACCGTCTTTCGAAACACAGCAGTACCGGCAAATGATTTGGGAGAGATCACCTCATCTCCTGATGTGTCGCCAAGCTCGAAGACCGCATAA